One Acropora palmata chromosome 2, jaAcrPala1.3, whole genome shotgun sequence genomic window carries:
- the LOC141874172 gene encoding NADH dehydrogenase [ubiquinone] 1 alpha subcomplex assembly factor 2-like, whose amino-acid sequence MQWVRSLLGAFTRTRRLVGTDLYGNQYYETIRDGKKPRREMISTVEHMQYTPGMMPIEWESWIRGKRDDPPTHEELLAQQKRMQIVKERAKKVEEKDREDQIEKQTSQLVSQAGHASTTLFESLENRAQPTSTGTMFQPGQWAPEKNEPVRKEDEQTFEPESWMPPGNKASKK is encoded by the coding sequence ATGCAGTGGGTAAGGTCCTTGCTCGGTGCATTCACAAGGACAAGACGTCTTGTGGGAACTGACTTGTATGGAAATCAGTATTATGAAACAATTCGAGATGGAAAGAAGCCCAGAAGAGAAATGATCAGTACAGTAGAACACATGCAATACACTCCCGGGATGATGCCAATAGAATGGGAGTCGTGGATACGGGGAAAGAGAGATGACCCACCTACGCATGAAGAATTATTGGCACAGCAAAAGAGAATGCAGATTGTTAAGGAAAGGGCAAAGAAAGTGGAAGAGAAGGACAGAGAAGACCAAATAGAGAAGCAAACATCTCAACTGGTTAGCCAAGCAGGGCATGCGTCAACAACATTGTTTGAGAGTTTGGAGAATAGAGCACAACCCACAAGTACTGGCACTATGTTCCAGCCAGGGCAGTGGGCTCCAGAGAAAAATGAACCAGTTAGAAAAGAGGACGAGCAAACTTTTGAGCCAGAGTCTTGGATGCCGCCTGGAAATAAGGCATCAAAGAAATAA